A single region of the Gossypium arboreum isolate Shixiya-1 chromosome 12, ASM2569848v2, whole genome shotgun sequence genome encodes:
- the LOC108478620 gene encoding NDR1/HIN1-like protein 13 translates to MEKRVAYSAEDPQLQHLNPKHNSNDDGVSPQLPLPPPPGHPLSSFVVQVPKNQIYRVPPPENAQIQEKYRMAAKKPKRKLPCLKYFICFLLVLLVIGLIIGTAILVVYFCFSPKGPVFSISSLIVKQQKGSPPTYDVKLKIKNPNEKMGITYASEEDDLKLTYWRKTLGWGEFPSLGQKKGNSNEVNIKVNGVKDKPLPQNVKKSMSGKRPISLEMNVETPLVFNVWILKMWRRTMEVKCKFRVSSMGEGTKIVSQVCNTKLA, encoded by the coding sequence ATGGAGAAGCGGGTTGCGTATTCGGCAGAGGATCCTCAGTTGCAACATTTAAATCCCAAGCACAACTCTAATGATGATGGCGTTTCCCCGCAGTTGCCTCTCCCTCCTCCTCCAGGCCATCCATTGTCATCCTTCGTCGTCCAAGTCCCTAAAAACCAAATATACCGCGTTCCGCCTCCTGAAAATGCCCAAATCCAAGAAAAATATCGTATGGCAGCCAAGAAGCCAAAGCGAAAGTTACCGTGCTTGAAGTACTTCATATGCTTTCTTCTTGTTTTGCTTGTGATTGGTTTAATAATTGGTACTGCCATACTTGTGGTTTACTTTTGCTTTAGTCCTAAAGGTCCGGTTTTCTCTATTTCAAGTCTAATCGTCAAGCAACAAAAGGGAAGTCCCCCTACATACGATGTTAAATTGAAGATCAAGAACCCTAATGAAAAAATGGGGATCACATACGCATCGGAGGAAGATGATTTAAAACTAACATACTGGAGGAAAACACTCGGTTGGGGAGAATTTCCAAGCTTGGGACAAAAGAAGGGTAATTCCAACGAAGTAAATATTAAAGTAAACGGTGTTAAAGACAAACCGTTGCCGCAGAATGTCAAGAAGAGCATGAGTGGCAAACGTCCAATATCTTTAGAGATGAACGTCGAAACTCCATTGGTGTTCAATGTTTGGATATTGAAGATGTGGCGCAGAACCATGGAAGTGAAGTGTAAGTTTAGGGTAAGCTCCATGGGGGAAGGAACCAAAATTGTCAGCCAAGTATGTAACACCAAATTGGCCTAA